The Aerosakkonema funiforme FACHB-1375 genome segment CTTGCTCTGCTTCATGCTGGCTCACTTCCTGGCGTTCTGGAAATTCCATATTTGAAGCAAACTCAGAAGTTTCCCGTGCAATGTTGCTGACTTGTGTTAGTGTAGAACCACTTAAATCAGCCTCACAAGTTTCCTGAAAATTAGCACCAGATTCTAAAATGGATAAAGCCTGTGAAGGCAATTGAGAGAAAACGATCGTAGCGTCTTGTTTGTGGATAGAAGAACGAAACTTAGCACCAGCTTGTCTTAGTTGAGAAGCCAACGTATTAAAGTTTTCGATCGGAACTTTGTGAGTAGGTAAAAGAGTTGGATGTCCCATAGATATCCTTTCTTTCTTGTTTTTCGCTATTGAGAGCGCGTCAGCGAACACTTGATATTTCAAAAACCAAATATCAATCAGTCCGAATCTCTGCTAATTTCAACAGACACACTTCAAAAACCAATTGAGATTGTGCAAGGCGGAGTGACTTTTTGGCCTTCTCCAAAACCTCTATAATTCTCCAATCTTTATGAGCTTTCCAAAGTTGAAATTGCCAATAATCTAGCAACCATAACTGAGCAAAAAAGTCAAGGTTTTGGCTAATAGTTTTGGCAACTTGGAGAAGTTGGGAAGTAGCTTGATTAAACTCCAGAATTGATGACACTCCAGGGACTATTTGTTCAATGCGCGTTAAATAATTCCAAGCCGCTTGAGCATTCCCCGGACACCCCTGTGCCATCTCAATAATCTCAGGATGTGCTAAAATCTGAAAATGCCCAGTCTTCTCCAATACCTGACACATTTCCTGTTGGCCCAAATTTCTAAAAGGAATCACACAACAACGGGAACGGATGGTAGGTAAAATAGACTCAGAATTAGGAGCAATCAGAATCAGAGTAGCATTTCCCGGTTCCTCTAGAGTCTTCAACAGAGCATTCGCAGCCGCCTATGCGATCGAATTTACCCCCTCTATCACCACAACTTGTCGGGATGTTGATAGAGGAGGATAAGCCAAGAAATTAGCAATCTCTCGAACTTGCTCAATGCGAACAACTGGCGGCTGTTTGAACGTAAGTTCAAGGGAAGCAGCAGTAGAAGCATCGATTAATTTCCCAGAGTGTAAAAATGTCGGTTCTACCCATAGAACGTCTGGGTGATTATATTGTTGAATCTGTTCCATACAACCGCACACTTTTGACACCCCAAGGGCTTGACAAAACAGCGCTTCTATGAAACACTTAGCAGTAAGGCGTTTACCCACACCATCAGAGCCGACAAAGAGAAAAGCATTAGGTACTCTGTTAGTAGCGATCGCCTTTTGCAGCAGCTTAATAGCCGTTGATTGACCAACAATCTCATCAAAGAATGGTTCAAAAGTAGCTGATGGAGCAATCCCAGTAGTGTCTGTAGGGTCGCCAGGGTCAGGAAAGAATTGTAAAATGCTCATACAGTGCAAAGAGAAATGATTTGGCTAGTGAAGAGTGACTCAGTAGCACCAAGTTTTGCTAGGATTTCCAACTCTAACAATTGGTACAGAACTTGCTTTAATCTGCTAATGGAAATTGAACCAACCTCTTGTTTCAAGTAGTAGACACGGTTGGGATTTCCAACACCTGCTGCTGTGGCGATCGTATAATTATCTGAAACCCCCTCAGCTACCATAGCCTTCACAATTAACCAAGTACGAAATGAGGTAGTGAGAGTAGCAACAATCTTGACAATTGACTCATTTTGTGATAAAAGCGTAGTAAACACTTGAGCCGCTGTAGAGACATCTTTCACACAAATAGCTTTGGCGAGTTGGAGAGTATTAGTGGTAGCAATGCTAACCAAGCTTTTCACATGGTAAACCTCAATTTTAGAGTCTACCGCCACCAAGCTATTTCAATGTACAGCCTATCCGAATATGGAATTGTACTGGTCTGGAAGTTAATCCCAGTCATTTGAACAACTTCTAGCGATATTTGATTGAGCTTTCCCACATCTATGCTGGCAATAACTAGCTGTAATGAATTGTCAGAAATTGGTAGTATTTCTCCCACTCTTCCCCAAGGAAATTCCATTGGGAGGTCGCCAATAGTCGGTAGGAGTAATGGCACCTCATTAACCTTAAAGTTTTTGGCTAACCACTTTCCATCCAAAGCAGAATCTTTCGATATTCCCAGAGGTTGTGGTTCGACAGGACGAATTAAGAAACCAGGTTCTTTGGCTAATTTATCAACTTCCCAATTAGCCAAATGTAGAATTGAATTATTGTTCATTCTCAGTTAAAAAAGCGTATATTGTAGTGGTCGATTTTCTGTGTCAGGCGGCGATTTTTGAGAGGCGGTGGCTGAGGGAAGAGGTTTCTTACCCCATCCTCGTTGTTTAGCAGCTTCTACCACCTTTCTTCTGATATCTCTCGCTAACTGTTCAAAATCCGACTTAATCGACTCAAATTTAACTGGTCTATCTTCACCAAGCAGTTGCCATAAAGAAGTTTCTTGAAGCCGTTGGTGTTTGGAGAAAACTTCATTACCCGCCCATAAATAAACGTCCACCCAATCAGAATGTAAAGGCGCTTCCATCGTGGCGGGATACATACAAGCTAGGACTTCTGCTGGCGTTGCTAGCACACCAATTTCACCTGTTTCATGTTCTTGGAAAATTTGCTCCAATCTGTCTAGATGAACGGCTTCTATCAGCCATTTAGGTAACGTTTCCATCCAAAGAGATTGATGCACAATTACTGGCCCAGCTAACCAGCGAACGTGATGGATAGAAAATTGAGCTATTTCTAACATGGTAGCAATCACTTCTTTGTTAGCTCCATTTTCCAGTAGCAGATTCGTCATCTTTTTAAAAGAATCTGAAACTGGTTGGATTTGGGGAGACAATTCAAATAGGGAGGGATGTGAATTTGACATTATTTATGCCTGATGTTGCTAATATTTGGCGCGTCAGCGCTAACATACAATAAAATTTAGAAAAGCAAATAGTTCTCTAACTTCAATGCTGGCAAGAATTTGATAAAAAAAGACCCGGAATAACCGGGTCTAAGCTTGACAATTAAGCCACTAACTGAATTTGTCGAAGTAGTGAGGAACTTGGACTCTTTTTATGAGGTGTAGTTAGCCCATACTTGATTAGTAAATTGTGGTGAATCTGCAAGAGCCATTGAGTTTTTGGTAGGGCAGTTCCTGTGCCAACAAAACCTTTGAAATAGATGAAATCTCCGCTTCTACCAGGTTTGGGGGCGATGCGTGCTGACCAAAGGTTTCTTCCTATGCAAAGTTCCACATAGCGAATGTCTGCATCTAGCTTATAAGCTAAGGCAATGCTATGAGCAGAAGTGGGTAGTTCGGTACAATTCAATCGGAAGGCATGAACGCCAGCAAATGTATCGTAGATAGCCCAAAGTTCTTCAGGATTTTCGTGGCAAAGTTGTTTGAGATTTTGGTAAACTTCACCTCGATGTGGCGTATCCCAGTCAAGCATGATAAAATTGTTAAATCTCATGGATTTAATGCCAGCTACAGTAGCAACGCCAAATCTATATTTCTTCAAAGAGTCAATCTGCCTCTCGTCAAGAGAGAATCTTTTAGAGTACATTAGCAGCCAGAGAATTCATCATTCCCAATGGCAGCGTCAGCGCACTTTTATTGTTTTTGTGATGGAGAACCTATGAAACCAGAAGTTATAGATGTCACAGGCTTAAGCCTACAACAAATTTCTATGCTGCAAGAAATCGTAGAAGCATTTCGGGCTGTTCAAAGGCAACAAAATGTTAATCAAACAGTTAGTAATTTTGGTGATGAAGAGGAACAATTAAAGCAACTGCATAAAGAATTTGATTGGTGGGTAGCAGATGTAGGAGTAAAAAAATCTTAAAGCGGAATATTTATCGCAGTCAAGTATGATAAAATTATTAAATATATGGATTTAATGCTTGCTACAGTAGTGATGACAAATCTATATTGCTTCAAAGAATTTTACTACCCTACTTCTTACACAGCTTTAAACTATGCTACTGATTATCCGCGACTCTGCTACCCCAGAACAAATCAATCAGATGGCAGAGACTTATTTTGGACTGAGGGTTAAACTAGCAGTAGATGTAGTACGAGAGATTATTGCTGGGGGAGGAGAACTTCATGCAGACTGCGAACAAGCTTTATTAGAAGATGGCAGCCAACAGGTGAATATTTGGGGTGCTGACTGGTATCCAGAAACTAAAGAGGTTGGGTTTGAATCCTTAATTAATATCCGTCCTCGGCAGCAAAATCGGTCAATGGAAATTCAAAATGCCGATTTGAAACAGAGAATAGAAACGATTGTACGTCATTTATTGGAGGTCAGTTAATGGAACGCCAAAAATTATACGAGAGATTCATAAACTTAGACTGGCAACAACAATTAGGCAATTTAGCCTCAACCCTTGCGACAATTTCCAGTCGAGCAATTGTTGAAAAACATGATTTATTAACTAATCATCTCTTGCGGGAAGCGGCATTAATGATTGAGTGGTGCGCTACCAATGTTCCCAAAGAGTTTTTATTAGAATTAGCGGGAATCCAAAGAGAATTATTGGCTTGGCAAAAAGTTTTTCCGATTGAACAAGCAAGAAATATTTTATCATTATACACCCGTAATCAATCAGATCGTTTGTTACAAATGGCAGGATTAATAGAGTCAATAGAGTCGCTCGACTCTATTGAAGAATTAGCAAATATAGCAACCATTTAACGAAGGGTTCAGAATAAGGGGTCTAACTTCTTACTAAAGTCACTGCTTGAATTAGCCAAAGTAGTGAGAAACTAGGGTTCTTTTTAGGAGTCATTTGTCATTTTCAGAAGACGTAACTTAATTGTAAGGTTTTAAGCAACACCATAGTTCGTGTAAGGACGCTTGTAGGGAGGATGTAACCCCAAAACAATATCTTC includes the following:
- a CDS encoding DNA polymerase III subunit delta, which encodes MKSLVSIATTNTLQLAKAICVKDVSTAAQVFTTLLSQNESIVKIVATLTTSFRTWLIVKAMVAEGVSDNYTIATAAGVGNPNRVYYLKQEVGSISISRLKQVLYQLLELEILAKLGATESLFTSQIISLCTV
- a CDS encoding DUF5674 family protein, which produces MLLIIRDSATPEQINQMAETYFGLRVKLAVDVVREIIAGGGELHADCEQALLEDGSQQVNIWGADWYPETKEVGFESLINIRPRQQNRSMEIQNADLKQRIETIVRHLLEVS